The genomic window tgtatatatggtGACATATTAGGATGATTGTGTTGTGGCACTGTGACAGGTTTATGGAGATGATGAATGGTCATTTGGATTCTGTGAGGAAGGTACTGGTGTTTTTAGTTGCCCTTCAAGGAAGAATGCAATGTTTACATATAGAAAATCCCTTGTTCTAGGGAAAACAAACTACAATATTTTCAAGGTCAATCAAATATTAAGAGAACTTAGTAGAGAATGGCCAGGAAATTCTTATGATCTCTTCTCCAAAAACTGCAACCACTTCTGCGATGAATTTTGTCTAAGACTAGGTGTACCAAAACCTCCAGGTAAATAACTATTTATTTGATGTTGTTTTTGTTACCTACATAACTACATTGTCTTTCTAAACAATGACTTAAGAGTAAAGTTATATGATTTAATGATGAATTATAgcctttttattatatttttcatgacAGGTTGGGTTAACAGGTTTGCTAATGTTGGTGATACTGCTATGGAAGTGGTTGGGAATACAGCATCACGATTCCGGCAAGCAAAAACGGAGATTGTATCAGCAACCAAAGCAGCATACAGATTCCTGTTTTGTGTTACAAATAATGTTAAAACTGATATGGATGATTCCCCCTAGCAATTCAGATAGAAGAGAATCTTCGAATAGAGTTCAAGCTGCTTTGTTGAAAAATGTTTTTACTAATGATATGGAACCATCTACTTCTAGTAGTTCAGAAGCTAAGAATCCCACGAGAGGTTAAGCCTCAACAAcaaataggaaaaataacatgACCAAGCAATGATATATATGGTAGTGGAAGCTAGCATAGGTTTACTATATATGTACAGTTATTCCAAAAAGAAAATGTACAGTTAGAATTTTCTGTTCAACTCTTTATTGGTGCTTTGTTTGCAAGACTgtttattgaaaaattgatggCATTGTTCTGCCTAATCTGACTTGATTTTAAGCAGATTGTACACAAATCCTGTGGTGATTGAATTTGGTGGTTTGCAACACAACGCATACCATATGGTTTTTCAGCAAATATTCTTCAGGTCAAATATGAATTAAAGTTATGTGAGATTAATATTAGTTAGAGCTTGGAGTAAAAGCTGGATACAAATACATGGATTAGAGATATAATGATCATAGGAATATGATAGGTATATAACTGAATTTATAACATATGGAGTATGTTAAAAAGCCTCTACAGTGTCTGAGTCAGAAGAGGTATTCTGCATTCACACACATACAAAGTCATCAATCACTCACTCAAGTGTTTTAACGTTATTAGGTCAGCATTTCCAAGTACAATAGTATTTCATTTGCCACTTTGATCTGCCTCTAATCACACGGCATTACAAAAACAGCAAATCACAAAATTTAGGATAACTGTAATGACATAAGCCATGAGGTAATGTGGATCTGATTATCAATATTCCAAAGGTTAAAAGGAGTGACGTTTAACTGCATTAGCAAAAAAGGAAGAATTTTAGGAAGTAATTTCAATGCTAACATCTTCACAAGATTAACAAAGCACATATAGAATATATGaaaaatgtaataaataatTCAAAAGTGCAACTATAGTGTAAATCATGAGGTCTCCACTCATATTATTGCCACTGATAATCAGCTCAAAAACGTATAGTTTCCCTACAATACTTCAGAGTATGAAAGTCATCACTCCACAAAGAAAATTAGCAGCTCCACATACAGGTAAACAAAATCAGAATAAAACACAGTGACACTGCCAACACGTTCGAtcacagcagaagcagaatgtGTTGTTTGACAAACACAAGACTCGcgatatataatataatatagttatatacaCATGAAAGACCtccaataaaacaacaaaagacTCAAGTAACCAGCAAAGACACGATTAATCCGGCGACATTCGAGCATCCGATTAGAAGAGTATCCTATCCTCATCTGCATTCTCTGCAATTTGGAGTGATCTAACTGCTTGTGCTGCTATAAGATCAACAGAAAATCTTGTAGGATCCCATCTTGCTTCTTCGTAAATTGGTTCGTGCAAGTTGTTTTCAAAAGGACCGGACGAGATAGACCACTTGCCATTTTCAGCAGTGACGGACCATGTACCACCATCTAGATTCGGAAAGCAAGCTCTTTTCCCACCCATGAAGAACTCAAGATTATGATTATAATCATCCCAGGTCTTGCAGTCAACCTTATATGAATCATCTGCGTCTTCACCGAGTAGAACATGTAGAGCGACAGCTTCTGCAATTGCAGCACCCTCTTCATCAAGTCTCTGttgttcttctttcttcttctgtttcttttttTCCAGTTCCGATATGATGGCAGCAGAAGTAGCTAGAGCTTTTTCCAACcgtctctttttcttttcagcCTGTTTAAGACGATCCAGCTCATCTTTGACCTGCTTCTTCTTTGCCTTCCTCACATGTTGCACTTTATTACATGCCATGTTATCCATTGAACTTACCAACGACATAAATACTTAAAAATGATTGTTCTGAAACCCTATCCTTCAAGAGAAATCCTTTAGAGTTGTATAAATTTTCCTATAACTTTTTCACCTAAAAACTATTATGCTAATGTAATAATAAATTCTAATTAGTTGAAGTATCAAGACTAGTACTATTGAAAAGTTCCAACCACTACACCCACTCAGGTCTGTAGGAATACCTCATTTTACGCACTATGCAGTCCCAAAAAGAAACGACAGGAGACAACATCAAAGAAAATTCATATGCACTCTTGGATCCATCCATTGGCCCCATTCTCCCTAACTTCCCACAACACTTGCATTCGCCCATCCCGAAAAGGCCAACAGGTTTGCAATACTGTTAATAAATCTGCACCGAGAAGCTACACTCTGACTCCAGTACACCCTTCCCAACTGCAGTTTAAGGCAAAATACAGCAAAATCATCAAAAACTGAAAGTACTCACAAATATAAAGAGACATGATTCATTTACAAGTAGATAGTATGCAAATACATAATGACAGGAATCAAAATATCTCACCAATCACCATAAATCAAACTTCTGTTATAAGTATCCAACTAGTGATATGTATACACAGTCATGAGAATAGACAGTATTAGGAATCCAATTGTTATACAGATACTGCTACAAATAATTGTCCAAGTTTTAGTCACATTATAACCACATTAAATTAGTTTGATTTCAAAACTCTAGAACCAAAAGCAATACATCACATTCTCAAGTCATGTGGATAAGTTAACTTTAAAATtgtactccctccatcccatgatataagcaaaaaaatattttcacacttattaagaaaagtaaaacatgataatttcaaGGATGacttttgtgtttttgttgaaataagtttcatgagaagatgtaaaaagagtttttattggttattaattatgggaaaaagaagagagagagtaaattaagtaaaagtctatcttgaaaatgataatagtttttttttcttataatttgggacatgaaaaagtgattttttttcttataatatggaCGGAGAGAGTACATCTGTGTTATGAGTACTAAGCTAgataaattattcaaaaacaAGCAGGCCCTTACAGAAGGGAGATAAACCAAATCATAATAAAAACTTAATAAATCAAAGTAAGACATGATCTAAGAGAAACAGATAAGTGATACCCACGTCATCAAATCAACACTGGTTTATCCAAACATATGTAACTGAATAGTATTAACATCTAATCTGAGTATtaacatatattaataaaaaatatgaacaacTAAGAATACCACACCCATCTAACAATAAATATCAACACTGAATATCAATCACTTGAAATTTATGTCCTTGAATAACTAATATAGTGTATAAATAGATCAATTATCATTGCCTCAACAGAATATCCATCAACCCTCAAGCCAATTATATTCAGTAAGcttaattctatattttttcaataaaataaaaaaaaaaaacacaagagcTGATTTTCCATCCGATAAATTCAATTTGCAACAaaagaaaccctaaaaacaacaaaatcatcataacCCTAATCAGATCTATCCAATTTATCATAAACCAATTCAATTAACTCAATTCAGGTATAATTCATGCACCCCCAATTACAAAAATCACAAGATCTACTCAACCCAAATTATAAAAACCTCAATTTTCCCCAAATTCAATCACtcgaataaaaaattaaaaccagatccaaatacaatcaaatcaaaattcaatagataaattaaaaagaaaacaaccCATCACATAAAAAGGTAAAATTTGAGAAATGAAACCTGAGGGAATGGcatagagagagaaaaagggGATGAATTGAAGTGATGAATTTGGGAAGGTAGAAGAAGAAATTCAGAAAAAATAAAGGAGAAGTGATTGTTGGTAACGGAAGTAGTTGGATCTAGAGATGAAAACGTAGTAGGGTaggaagaaaaatataaagtgatGGAAACTGAAAAGtcatgagagagaaagagaaagagaaagagagagaaaattgatgAATGAGGATATATAAGAAGAAGAAGTAACTAACCGATAACATGATGAGAAGGGAAAGGAAAAGAAACAACAACGGTGTCGTTCTCGAATGATGTTGGGACACGTGTGATGTGAATGATGAATGATAAAGGACATtccagaaaaataaaataatcttactcatgacttttcttttttgtgcagTGATATTTCGTCTTTGTTTCGGATCGAATGGACACGTGGCCCCGTTATGGTTTGGCGTGGGACCAACCTATAGGGTTCGTGGGTGGGTGGGGCTCGCCCTACCCGGGTTATAGTTATACTTATCTCTGAGATACGATTTCTGTCAATGGGCGGGTCACGGGGGCGGTTCGGATTTTGTTTCAATCCTTACCATATCTTATTATCTCTTGTTgctttcttttttaatagtggcagtatttttatttatatttttttttatttaccacCAATATTCGGTCATGGATTGCTTAATCTGATTTGGattagttctgacatcaagtaatTTTAGTCTTCTGAACTAGCACACCATATGGAAGTAGATCGATTTTCACTCTTCTCAGTTTTGCTTTGGATTATTTGGCAGCATAGGAACAATAAATATTGGAGAAATGAAGTAGAATCGGTCAATGTTGTGTGTGATTGTGACATTAATCTTTTAACAGGTTGGAACCAAGCACAAGAAATGAAACAAAAGCAAAGTAGTATTCAACCAACTATGGTAGGTCCTAGGTGGTCCAAATCATTGATTGGAAGCTACAAATGCAATATAGATGCATCCTTCTCCACTATTCTCAACAAAGTGGGTATAAGATTGTGTGTTAGAGATG from Trifolium pratense cultivar HEN17-A07 linkage group LG1, ARS_RC_1.1, whole genome shotgun sequence includes these protein-coding regions:
- the LOC123922611 gene encoding uncharacterized protein LOC123922611 — its product is MSLVSSMDNMACNKVQHVRKAKKKQVKDELDRLKQAEKKKRRLEKALATSAAIISELEKKKQKKKEEQQRLDEEGAAIAEAVALHVLLGEDADDSYKVDCKTWDDYNHNLEFFMGGKRACFPNLDGGTWSVTAENGKWSISSGPFENNLHEPIYEEARWDPTRFSVDLIAAQAVRSLQIAENADEDRILF
- the LOC123885032 gene encoding deSI-like protein At4g17486, whose amino-acid sequence is MAKVTLHVYDLTNGSEKMNSTIVHINKIFKNGIGLGGIFHSAVQVYGDDEWSFGFCEEGTGVFSCPSRKNAMFTYRKSLVLGKTNYNIFKVNQILRELSREWPGNSYDLFSKNCNHFCDEFCLRLGVPKPPGWVNRFANVGDTAMEVVGNTASRFRQAKTEIVSATKAAYRFLFCVTNNVKTDMDDSP